The Rhodothermales bacterium genome includes a region encoding these proteins:
- a CDS encoding metalloregulator ArsR/SmtB family transcription factor, whose product MAYSKSDQFLPDEIQLAEWAKALAHPARLAVLKVLAERKACICGEIVDVLPLAQATVSQHLKALKEAGFVQGTIEGPRSCYCLNPEALLRAREAFGAFFEHLDQASSCC is encoded by the coding sequence ATGGCCTACTCGAAAAGCGACCAGTTCTTACCGGATGAAATTCAGCTCGCGGAATGGGCGAAAGCCCTGGCGCACCCGGCGCGGCTTGCCGTGCTGAAGGTGCTCGCCGAACGGAAAGCCTGCATCTGCGGCGAGATCGTCGACGTCCTCCCGCTCGCGCAGGCGACCGTTTCCCAGCACCTCAAGGCGCTGAAGGAAGCCGGCTTCGTGCAGGGCACCATCGAGGGGCCAAGGTCCTGTTACTGTCTCAACCCGGAGGCCCTCCTGCGGGCCCGCGAGGCTTTCGGTGCTTTTTTCGAACATCTAGACCAGGCATCATCATGCTGTTAG
- a CDS encoding gluconate 2-dehydrogenase subunit 3 family protein yields the protein MIDRREAVLRITALLGCTLSAPTLAGVLSGCQASADGALRSLSASHKALLDVVTEHIIPQTDTPGARAARVTEFIDMLLTDFYSDADRAGFLEGLAGFDAAAQRATGNTFLDSTPEEQFALLDAMDAEAFPDLDAMSEADREAYERRRAAEGRPVFARVKELTLSGFYTSELGATQELRVNPMGSYRGDISVSEVERAWA from the coding sequence ATGATCGATCGACGAGAAGCAGTACTGCGCATCACGGCCCTGCTGGGCTGCACCCTGTCTGCGCCGACGCTGGCCGGCGTGCTGAGCGGTTGCCAGGCATCGGCCGACGGCGCCCTCCGGTCCCTGTCGGCCTCCCATAAAGCCTTGCTCGACGTGGTCACCGAGCACATCATCCCCCAGACCGATACCCCGGGCGCCCGCGCGGCGCGCGTCACGGAGTTTATCGATATGCTGCTGACCGATTTTTATTCGGACGCGGATCGCGCCGGCTTTCTCGAGGGCCTCGCCGGCTTCGACGCCGCCGCGCAGCGCGCCACGGGCAACACGTTTCTGGACAGCACGCCCGAGGAGCAGTTCGCCCTGCTCGATGCGATGGACGCCGAGGCTTTCCCCGATCTCGATGCGATGAGCGAGGCGGATCGCGAGGCGTACGAGCGCCGGCGCGCCGCCGAGGGTCGGCCCGTCTTCGCCCGCGTCAAGGAATTGACGCTCTCCGGGTTCTATACCTCCGAGCTGGGCGCGACGCAGGAGCTGCGCGTGAACCCGATGGGGAGCTATCGCGGCGACATCTCGGTGTCGGAAGTGGAGCGCGCCTGGGCGTGA
- a CDS encoding GMC family oxidoreductase, translated as MASIQVRQEYDAIVVGSGVAGGWAAKELTEKGLNTLVLDRGRNVEHGKDYITEHKEVWELPNRGRMLPEELENVYPVQNRAHVISESTKHFFVKDSEQPYVEDKPFIWVRGDQVGGRSLIWGRGVPRWSELDFEAPVRDGHGIDWPIRYKDIQPWYDHVERFIGVNGEPMNSPAIPDGIFQKPMEMNAVEKHVRKRIEASFPGRTMTIFPMAILTEALNGRPACHYCGPCMRGCSTGSYFSSQGVTLPAAAATGKMTLRPDSVVHSVIYDEAKDRAVGVRIIDRVTKEPIEYYGKLIFLCASALGSTQVLLNSTSARFPNGLANSSGVLGHYLMDHHFRVGARGMMPGFEDRYYIGNRPSATYIPRFRNVGPGTMRDDYIRGFHYSGGASRSSWSRGGRQRGIGESLKNSLREPGPWYMSVNGFGEMLPEFDNHVYLDPEKTDQWGIPLLHMSSAIGANEYAMRKDMQESAVEMLEAAGVEEISAYDDIATSAPGDAIHEMGTARMGRDPKTSVLNAHNQAHDVPNLFVTDGACMTSSACQNPSLTYMALTARAVDYAVKAHNRGEI; from the coding sequence ATGGCATCGATTCAGGTACGGCAGGAGTACGACGCGATCGTGGTGGGATCCGGCGTGGCCGGCGGCTGGGCGGCGAAGGAACTGACCGAAAAAGGGCTCAACACGCTCGTGCTCGACCGCGGGCGGAATGTGGAGCACGGGAAGGACTACATCACCGAGCACAAGGAGGTGTGGGAGCTGCCAAACCGGGGCCGGATGCTGCCGGAGGAGCTCGAAAACGTGTATCCCGTCCAGAACCGGGCGCACGTGATCAGCGAGTCGACCAAGCATTTCTTCGTCAAGGACTCCGAGCAGCCCTATGTGGAGGACAAGCCGTTTATCTGGGTCCGTGGCGACCAGGTCGGGGGCCGTTCGCTGATCTGGGGGCGGGGCGTGCCGCGCTGGAGCGAGCTGGATTTCGAGGCGCCGGTGCGGGACGGCCACGGGATCGACTGGCCGATTCGCTACAAGGACATCCAGCCGTGGTACGACCATGTCGAGCGCTTTATCGGCGTCAACGGCGAGCCGATGAACAGTCCGGCCATTCCCGACGGCATCTTCCAGAAGCCGATGGAGATGAACGCCGTCGAGAAACACGTCCGCAAGCGCATCGAGGCATCGTTCCCGGGGCGTACGATGACGATTTTCCCGATGGCGATCCTCACCGAGGCGCTCAACGGCCGGCCGGCGTGCCACTACTGCGGCCCCTGCATGCGCGGCTGCTCGACCGGGTCGTATTTCAGCAGCCAGGGCGTCACCCTGCCGGCGGCCGCCGCGACGGGCAAGATGACCCTGCGGCCCGATTCGGTCGTCCACAGCGTGATTTATGACGAGGCGAAGGACCGCGCCGTCGGCGTGCGCATCATCGACCGGGTGACGAAGGAGCCCATCGAGTATTACGGCAAGCTGATCTTCCTCTGCGCCTCGGCGCTGGGCAGCACGCAGGTCCTGCTGAACTCGACATCCGCGCGTTTCCCCAACGGCCTGGCCAACTCGAGCGGCGTGCTCGGGCATTATCTGATGGACCATCACTTCCGCGTCGGCGCGCGGGGCATGATGCCGGGCTTCGAGGATCGCTATTACATCGGCAACCGCCCGTCCGCCACGTACATCCCGCGTTTCCGAAACGTAGGGCCGGGCACGATGCGGGACGATTACATCCGGGGCTTCCACTATTCGGGGGGCGCGAGCCGCTCGTCGTGGAGCCGCGGCGGCCGGCAGCGCGGCATCGGCGAGTCGCTCAAGAACAGCCTCCGCGAACCGGGGCCCTGGTACATGAGCGTGAACGGATTCGGCGAGATGCTGCCCGAGTTTGATAACCACGTGTATCTCGATCCGGAGAAAACCGATCAGTGGGGGATCCCGCTCCTGCACATGAGCAGCGCGATCGGCGCGAACGAATACGCGATGCGGAAGGACATGCAGGAATCGGCCGTGGAAATGCTGGAGGCGGCCGGCGTGGAGGAGATCTCCGCCTACGACGACATCGCCACCTCCGCCCCCGGCGACGCCATCCACGAGATGGGCACCGCGCGCATGGGCCGCGACCCGAAGACGTCGGTCCTCAATGCCCACAATCAGGCGCACGACGTCCCGAACCTGTTCGTGACGGATGGCGCGTGCATGACCTCATCCGCCTGCCAGAACCCGTCGTTGACGTACATGGCGCTCACCGCCCGCGCCGTCGATTACGCCGTAAAGGCGCACAACCGGGGCGAAATCTAG
- a CDS encoding transposase codes for MEYRRAYVPGGTYFFTVVTQHRRPILVGTHPHALLRAFAHVQAKHPFRENAFVILPDHIHTLWTLPPGDADFSTRWRLIKTYFTRHAVQRERPPISPSRRAKRIQGFWQHRFWEHVIRDETDFERHLDYIHYNPVKHGLVSRAGDWPHSSFHAYVQRGLYDADWGSAPP; via the coding sequence ATGGAATACCGACGCGCCTACGTCCCAGGCGGCACCTACTTCTTCACCGTCGTCACGCAGCACCGACGCCCGATCCTCGTCGGTACCCATCCCCATGCCCTATTGCGCGCGTTCGCGCACGTCCAGGCGAAACACCCGTTTCGGGAGAACGCCTTCGTGATCCTGCCCGACCACATCCATACGCTATGGACCTTGCCCCCCGGCGATGCGGATTTCTCAACGCGCTGGCGCCTCATCAAAACGTATTTCACCCGACATGCCGTACAACGCGAGCGACCGCCGATCTCGCCCTCGAGACGCGCCAAGCGCATACAAGGCTTCTGGCAGCATCGCTTCTGGGAGCATGTGATCCGGGACGAAACCGATTTCGAGCGGCACCTGGATTACATCCATTACAACCCCGTGAAGCATGGCCTTGTCAGCCGAGCCGGCGACTGGCCTCATTCGAGTTTCCACGCATACGTGCAGCGCGGCCTCTACGACGCGGATTGGGGATCGGCCCCACCATGA
- a CDS encoding zinc-dependent alcohol dehydrogenase family protein, translating into MRAIVLERAGAPLALVDLPVPDPAPHELLLKVHACGVCRTDLHIVDGELTDPALPLIPGHQIVGVVERRGAGVTRFSVGDRVGVPWLGETCGVCDFCLNGRENLCESAVFTGYTRPGGFAQYTTANEQFCFPIPEGFPDVQAAPLLCAGLIGYRAYRFAGDARVIGFFGFGAAAHILCQVAVHQGRTVFAFTRPGDADAQAFARALGAAWAGGTDETPPAALDAAILFAPAGELVPLALRRCRPGGRVVCAGIHMSEIPAFPYDILWRERSIQSVANLTREDGEAFLRIAPDVPVRTEVTTYALAETAQALDDLRHGRFNGAAVVLPWA; encoded by the coding sequence ATGAGAGCCATCGTGCTGGAGCGCGCCGGCGCGCCGCTCGCGCTCGTCGATCTACCGGTGCCGGACCCCGCGCCGCACGAGCTGTTGCTGAAGGTGCACGCGTGCGGGGTGTGCCGGACCGATCTGCATATCGTGGACGGCGAGCTGACGGATCCGGCGCTGCCGCTGATACCCGGGCATCAGATCGTCGGCGTGGTCGAACGCCGGGGGGCGGGCGTTACGCGGTTTTCCGTCGGCGACCGCGTCGGCGTGCCGTGGCTGGGCGAGACGTGCGGGGTGTGCGACTTTTGCCTGAACGGGCGGGAAAACCTGTGCGAGTCGGCGGTCTTCACCGGCTACACGCGCCCCGGCGGTTTCGCGCAGTACACGACGGCGAACGAACAGTTCTGCTTCCCGATCCCGGAGGGTTTTCCCGACGTGCAGGCCGCCCCGCTGCTGTGTGCGGGCCTCATCGGGTATCGCGCGTACCGGTTTGCCGGCGACGCCCGGGTGATCGGTTTTTTCGGGTTTGGCGCGGCGGCGCATATCCTCTGCCAGGTGGCGGTCCACCAGGGGCGCACGGTGTTCGCGTTCACGCGCCCCGGCGACGCGGACGCGCAAGCCTTCGCGCGCGCCCTCGGCGCGGCCTGGGCGGGCGGCACTGACGAGACGCCGCCGGCGGCGCTGGATGCGGCCATCCTGTTCGCGCCGGCTGGCGAGCTGGTGCCGCTGGCCCTTCGGCGGTGCCGGCCGGGCGGACGCGTGGTGTGCGCCGGCATCCATATGAGCGAGATTCCGGCCTTCCCGTATGACATCCTCTGGCGCGAACGGTCCATCCAATCCGTCGCGAACCTGACGCGGGAGGATGGCGAGGCGTTTTTGCGCATCGCGCCGGACGTGCCCGTGCGCACCGAGGTCACGACCTATGCCCTCGCGGAGACGGCGCAGGCGCTGGACGACCTTCGGCATGGGCGATTTAACGGCGCCGCGGTCGTGCTGCCCTGGGCGTGA